Proteins found in one Oribacterium sp. oral taxon 102 genomic segment:
- a CDS encoding NCS2 family permease, with the protein MEKFFKLKEHGTDVRTEVIAGITTFMTMAYILAVNPNILGATGMDSGAVFTATALASALASFAMAILANMPFVLSAGMGLNAYFTYTVVMGMGYSWQTALTAVFFEGLIFIVLSVTNVREAIFNAIPVPLKIAVSVGIGLFIAFIGLQNAHIVVDGATLVTMFSFKGSLAAGTFQSEGITVLLAMIGILITAILVLKNIKGNILIGILVTWLLGILCQLFGLYVPNPEAGFYSLIPSGIVSAPAPIAPTLLQLDFSNVFSLNFLVVIFAFLFVDIFDTLGTLIGCASKAGLLDKDGKLPGIRGALLADAIGTTAGACLGTSTITTFVESSSGIAEGGRTGLTAVVAGALFVLALFFSPIFLAIPSFATAPALIIVGFFMMQQVAKIDWSDMLTAIPAFICIGAMAFMYSISEGIAFGIISYTLLHLIMGEGKKVTTLMYILTVIFILKYFLL; encoded by the coding sequence ATGGAGAAGTTCTTTAAGCTCAAAGAACATGGAACTGATGTGAGAACAGAAGTCATTGCAGGGATCACGACCTTTATGACGATGGCTTACATCCTGGCGGTAAACCCGAACATCCTCGGGGCGACCGGAATGGATTCCGGCGCAGTATTTACGGCGACGGCACTCGCCTCGGCACTCGCGTCCTTTGCGATGGCGATTCTCGCCAATATGCCGTTCGTGCTTTCTGCGGGCATGGGACTGAATGCATACTTCACCTATACTGTGGTTATGGGCATGGGCTACAGCTGGCAGACCGCGCTGACAGCCGTTTTCTTCGAGGGACTGATCTTCATCGTTCTCTCGGTAACCAATGTGCGTGAGGCGATCTTCAACGCGATTCCGGTGCCGCTGAAAATTGCGGTTTCCGTAGGCATCGGGCTTTTCATTGCGTTTATCGGCCTGCAGAACGCCCACATTGTAGTGGATGGTGCGACGCTGGTGACGATGTTCTCCTTCAAGGGCTCTCTCGCGGCAGGTACCTTCCAGTCTGAGGGGATCACGGTGCTGCTTGCCATGATCGGTATCCTGATCACTGCGATTCTGGTGCTGAAGAACATTAAGGGCAATATCCTGATCGGTATTCTCGTGACCTGGCTGCTTGGCATTCTCTGTCAGCTCTTCGGGCTTTATGTGCCGAATCCGGAGGCGGGCTTCTACAGCCTGATCCCGAGCGGGATCGTTTCCGCTCCGGCACCCATCGCGCCGACGCTGCTGCAGCTGGATTTCAGTAATGTGTTTTCGCTGAATTTCCTGGTAGTTATATTCGCTTTCCTCTTCGTGGACATTTTCGATACGCTGGGAACCCTGATCGGCTGTGCTTCGAAGGCAGGTCTGCTGGATAAGGACGGCAAGCTCCCGGGCATCCGCGGTGCGCTCCTTGCGGACGCGATCGGTACGACGGCAGGCGCCTGTCTCGGTACCTCGACGATTACGACCTTCGTAGAGTCCTCCTCCGGTATCGCGGAGGGCGGACGCACCGGTCTCACCGCAGTGGTAGCCGGCGCCCTCTTCGTGCTGGCGCTGTTCTTCTCTCCGATCTTCCTTGCGATTCCGTCCTTTGCGACGGCACCGGCGCTCATTATCGTAGGCTTCTTCATGATGCAGCAGGTGGCGAAGATCGACTGGAGCGATATGCTGACGGCGATTCCGGCGTTCATCTGCATCGGAGCAATGGCATTCATGTATTCTATCTCTGAGGGTATCGCGTTCGGTATCATCAGCTATACGCTGCTTCATCTGATTATGGGCGAGGGCAAGAAGGTTACGACGCTGATGTATATCCTGACCGTGATCTTCATCTTGAAGTATTTCCTTCTGTGA
- the ade gene encoding adenine deaminase, with translation MKYQDYKRLSPYTLGKKRAELVLKNAHVVNVFTGEILDCAVAVQDGVIVGVGDYEGEQELDLGGQYLLPGLIDAHLHLESTMVSPNELVSTAARFGTTTFVVDPHEAANVSGAAGIDYILDQTAASPANVYVMMPSCVPATKVDDNGGAFTAGDMEHYLSNPRILGLGEVMDDDAVVRGDREMFEKLDLFQDYPLDGHAPYLPPKSLSAYSMAGIRTDHEATSFDYALEELRNGIHVHIREGSAARNETAIVSGIVKHHIDTTHFSFCTDDKHIEDILREGHINHNVRLAVSLGMEPVAAIQMATIHTARHYGLRTLGAIAAGYQADLVVVDNLRDFRVSRVFHKGVPVSTDTPKIYPCPKALKQTVHLKELHAADFLLPIRKKESAVIGLTPGQITTERLLEQFEQTENFDCSTHPGFQKIAAVERHKNTGLIGVGICRGYGIRGGAIASSVSHDSHNIIVIGDNERDMALAVNEITRVQGGYTVVADGAVYETLPLPIMGLMSDAGFTAVEEKLQRMKKKAMEMGVTPGIAPFIALSFLALPVIPELRITPRGLCEVTEKGPKLCK, from the coding sequence ATGAAATATCAGGACTATAAACGGCTTTCCCCGTACACGCTCGGGAAGAAACGCGCGGAGCTGGTACTGAAAAATGCCCATGTCGTCAATGTCTTCACAGGTGAAATTCTGGACTGTGCGGTCGCGGTGCAGGACGGTGTCATCGTCGGCGTCGGCGACTATGAGGGAGAGCAGGAGCTGGATCTCGGGGGACAGTACCTGCTCCCGGGGCTAATCGACGCACATCTCCACCTCGAGTCCACGATGGTCAGCCCCAACGAGCTGGTCAGCACTGCGGCGCGCTTCGGCACGACGACCTTCGTCGTTGACCCGCACGAGGCGGCGAATGTCTCCGGCGCTGCCGGCATTGACTATATTCTGGATCAGACCGCCGCTTCTCCTGCAAATGTCTATGTGATGATGCCCTCCTGCGTCCCCGCGACGAAGGTGGACGACAACGGCGGTGCCTTCACCGCAGGAGACATGGAGCATTACCTCTCCAATCCGCGCATCCTCGGACTCGGCGAGGTCATGGACGACGACGCCGTCGTCCGCGGTGACCGGGAGATGTTCGAGAAGCTCGACCTCTTCCAAGACTATCCTCTGGACGGTCACGCCCCCTACCTGCCGCCGAAGTCGCTGAGCGCCTACTCCATGGCAGGCATCCGGACAGACCACGAGGCGACCAGCTTCGACTACGCACTGGAGGAGCTCCGAAACGGCATCCATGTGCATATCCGTGAGGGCAGCGCCGCGCGGAACGAAACGGCGATCGTCAGCGGCATCGTGAAGCACCATATCGATACGACGCACTTCTCCTTCTGTACGGACGACAAGCATATCGAGGATATCCTCCGCGAGGGGCACATCAATCACAATGTCCGGCTCGCCGTCTCTCTCGGCATGGAGCCGGTCGCCGCGATTCAGATGGCGACCATACACACGGCGCGGCACTACGGGCTCCGCACCCTCGGCGCAATCGCTGCGGGCTATCAGGCAGATCTCGTCGTCGTAGATAACCTCAGGGACTTCCGGGTTTCTCGGGTCTTTCATAAGGGCGTTCCGGTAAGCACAGACACGCCGAAGATCTACCCCTGCCCGAAGGCGCTGAAGCAGACCGTCCACCTGAAGGAGCTGCACGCTGCGGATTTCCTGCTCCCGATCCGGAAGAAGGAAAGTGCAGTCATCGGTCTCACACCGGGACAGATCACGACAGAACGACTCCTCGAGCAGTTCGAACAGACGGAGAACTTCGACTGCAGCACACACCCAGGCTTCCAGAAGATCGCCGCAGTGGAACGCCACAAAAACACCGGTCTGATCGGTGTCGGGATCTGCCGCGGCTACGGCATCCGCGGCGGCGCGATCGCCTCCTCCGTTTCCCACGACTCTCACAACATTATCGTGATCGGGGACAATGAGCGGGATATGGCACTCGCGGTCAACGAGATCACCCGGGTACAGGGCGGCTACACGGTTGTAGCGGACGGTGCGGTCTATGAGACGCTCCCGCTCCCGATCATGGGGCTGATGAGCGACGCCGGCTTCACCGCCGTAGAGGAAAAGCTGCAGAGAATGAAGAAGAAGGCGATGGAAATGGGTGTCACGCCCGGCATCGCCCCGTTCATCGCCCTTTCCTTCCTCGCGCTTCCGGTCATCCCGGAGCTTCGCATCACCCCGAGAGGACTCTGTGAGGTCACGGAAAAGGGCCCGAAGCTCTGCAAATAA
- a CDS encoding potassium/proton antiporter, with the protein MEFLLIFIAIVILACILFDKVADRIGIPALLAFMLIGMLFGIDGIFRIDFENYRFAEIGAGVALIFIMFYGGFGTNWKLARPVAGQASLLASAGVLLTALLTGLFTHLLLGWQLAESVLIGAILGSTDAASVFSILRSKRLNLRYGTASLLEIESGSNDPAAYMLTMIMIGVISGTSGDSIPLLLWKQLSFGVGCGLLIAALAIAFLKRFPFATGGYGTVAVVAIALLAYALPAYFGGNGYLSAYLVGIILGNAEIPGKKELVNFFDGITGMMQMFLFFLLGLLATPSRIPSVLLPAVVIAVVMSFLVRPLVVLGLLRPLGARWNQVLLVSFAGLRGAASIVFAIMAILAVEGSGTDIYHLVLTVVLFSILVQGTALPFLAERLDMISADEDVLKTFNDYSEQKPVQFIQFTVPEGHQWAGKALRELSFPPDTLLVLLQREREFRLDRQKMRAGIAGSLRDRGYMVYENIVPKGDTQILPGDRITLAAKSASDIEGVHLTEKTVGKKQDGRTVMECGKKNIGLVVMIERGSEIIIPDGQTRLREGDVLVLHRNPMLRAGERKRHTASGGCRTETGSVDGIAGQEV; encoded by the coding sequence ATGGAGTTTTTACTGATATTTATCGCGATCGTTATCCTTGCCTGCATTCTCTTCGACAAGGTTGCGGATCGCATCGGTATACCGGCTCTGCTTGCCTTCATGCTTATCGGCATGCTTTTCGGGATCGACGGGATATTCCGGATCGACTTCGAGAACTACCGCTTCGCGGAGATCGGAGCGGGCGTTGCCCTCATTTTTATCATGTTCTATGGAGGCTTCGGCACCAACTGGAAATTGGCGAGGCCGGTAGCGGGGCAGGCGTCCCTGCTTGCGTCGGCGGGCGTTCTCCTGACGGCGCTTCTCACGGGGCTTTTTACACATCTGCTGCTGGGCTGGCAGCTGGCGGAGAGCGTCCTGATCGGCGCGATTCTGGGATCAACAGATGCCGCGTCCGTATTCTCTATCCTGCGAAGCAAGCGGCTGAATCTCAGGTACGGCACTGCGTCCCTTCTGGAGATCGAGTCCGGCTCCAATGACCCTGCCGCTTATATGCTGACCATGATTATGATCGGAGTGATCAGCGGGACGTCGGGGGATTCCATCCCCCTGCTTTTGTGGAAGCAGCTGAGCTTCGGCGTGGGCTGCGGGCTCCTGATCGCGGCACTTGCCATAGCCTTTCTGAAGCGCTTTCCCTTCGCGACCGGAGGCTATGGGACGGTGGCAGTGGTGGCGATCGCTCTGCTTGCCTATGCGCTTCCCGCCTATTTCGGAGGAAACGGCTATCTCTCCGCCTATCTCGTGGGGATCATTCTGGGAAATGCCGAGATACCGGGGAAGAAGGAGCTGGTGAATTTCTTCGACGGCATAACGGGGATGATGCAGATGTTTCTCTTTTTTCTCTTAGGGCTCCTCGCTACGCCCTCCCGCATTCCCTCGGTGCTGCTGCCTGCTGTGGTGATCGCTGTGGTAATGAGCTTTCTGGTTCGCCCGCTGGTCGTGCTTGGACTGCTCCGCCCCCTCGGAGCCCGGTGGAACCAGGTTCTGCTGGTTTCCTTCGCGGGGCTCCGGGGTGCCGCGTCCATTGTGTTTGCGATCATGGCGATCCTTGCAGTAGAAGGATCGGGAACCGACATTTATCATCTGGTGCTTACTGTGGTGCTCTTTTCCATACTGGTACAGGGGACGGCACTGCCCTTCCTGGCGGAGCGGCTGGATATGATCAGTGCAGATGAGGATGTGCTGAAAACCTTCAACGACTATTCGGAGCAGAAGCCGGTACAGTTCATCCAGTTTACGGTTCCCGAGGGACACCAGTGGGCGGGAAAGGCGCTTCGGGAGCTCTCCTTCCCGCCGGATACGCTGCTGGTGCTTCTGCAAAGGGAGAGAGAATTCCGGCTGGATCGGCAGAAAATGCGGGCAGGCATTGCGGGAAGCCTGCGGGACCGGGGATATATGGTTTATGAGAATATCGTGCCAAAGGGAGATACGCAGATCCTTCCGGGGGATCGGATCACCCTTGCAGCGAAGAGTGCATCGGACATCGAGGGCGTCCATCTGACGGAGAAAACTGTAGGGAAGAAGCAGGACGGAAGAACGGTGATGGAGTGCGGCAAGAAAAATATCGGACTGGTGGTCATGATAGAGCGAGGCAGTGAGATCATCATCCCGGACGGACAGACGAGGCTGCGTGAGGGGGATGTGCTGGTGCTGCATCGGAATCCCATGCTTCGTGCCGGAGAACGGAAGCGTCACACTGCCTCCGGAGGATGTAGGACTGAAACAGGATCTGTAGATGGAATTGCCGGGCAAGAGGTATAA
- a CDS encoding NAD(P)/FAD-dependent oxidoreductase, protein MDYDVLIIGAGPGGIFSAFELTKQQPERKIGVIEAGHALDRRKCPIDGERIKSCIGCRSCSIMSGFGGAGAFSDGKYNITNDFGGTLYEYIGKKQAIELMRYVDEINMAYGGEGTRLYSTSGTKFKKLCIQNDLHLLDASVRHLGTDINYVVLENLYAYLRERVDFCFDEPVEKVEVIPGGYEIRTGKRSLRCRDCVISVGRSGSKWMETICKDLEIPVNSNRVDLGVRVELPAEVFSHLTDELYESKIVYRTQKYGDLVRTFCMNPKGAVVNENTNGIITVNGHSYEDPAKQTQNTNFALLVAKHFSEPFKDSNGYGESIARLSNMLGGGVMVQRFGDLIRGQRSTHSRITEAFVTPTLNATPGDLSLVLPKRILDGIIEMIYALDKIAPGTANDDTLLYGVEVKFYNMEVSVDQHLESRHKGLYIIGDGSGITHSLSHASASGVFVAREILEKRRA, encoded by the coding sequence ATGGATTACGACGTATTGATTATCGGAGCGGGGCCGGGCGGGATTTTCTCGGCATTTGAGCTGACGAAACAGCAGCCGGAGCGGAAGATCGGCGTGATCGAGGCGGGGCACGCGCTTGATCGGAGAAAGTGCCCGATTGACGGAGAGCGAATCAAGTCCTGCATCGGCTGCCGGAGCTGCTCGATTATGAGCGGCTTCGGCGGCGCGGGCGCCTTTTCCGACGGGAAATACAATATTACCAATGACTTCGGCGGGACGCTGTATGAGTACATCGGGAAGAAGCAGGCAATCGAGCTGATGCGCTATGTGGATGAGATCAATATGGCGTATGGCGGGGAGGGGACGAGGCTCTACTCGACGAGCGGCACGAAATTCAAGAAGCTCTGTATACAGAACGATCTGCATCTGCTGGATGCCTCGGTGCGGCATCTCGGCACGGATATTAACTATGTCGTGCTCGAGAACCTTTACGCTTATCTTCGGGAAAGGGTCGACTTCTGCTTTGACGAGCCGGTGGAGAAGGTCGAGGTCATACCCGGCGGCTATGAGATCCGCACCGGGAAGCGGAGTCTCCGATGCAGGGACTGCGTGATCTCTGTCGGACGGAGCGGCAGCAAGTGGATGGAAACGATCTGTAAGGATCTGGAGATTCCGGTCAACTCAAATCGAGTGGATCTCGGCGTTCGGGTGGAGCTTCCGGCGGAGGTCTTTTCCCATCTGACAGACGAGCTCTATGAGAGCAAGATCGTATACCGCACCCAGAAGTATGGGGATCTGGTGCGGACCTTCTGCATGAATCCGAAGGGGGCGGTTGTCAATGAGAATACGAACGGCATCATTACCGTAAACGGGCACAGCTATGAGGATCCGGCGAAGCAGACGCAGAATACCAATTTCGCGCTGCTGGTGGCGAAGCATTTCTCAGAGCCCTTCAAGGATTCCAACGGCTATGGAGAGTCGATTGCGCGCCTCAGCAATATGCTCGGCGGCGGTGTCATGGTGCAGCGCTTCGGCGACCTGATCCGCGGACAGCGCTCCACACACAGCCGCATCACGGAGGCCTTTGTGACGCCGACCCTGAACGCGACGCCGGGGGATCTGAGCCTTGTGCTGCCGAAGCGGATCCTCGACGGCATTATCGAAATGATCTACGCTCTCGACAAGATCGCGCCGGGGACGGCGAATGACGATACGCTGCTCTATGGCGTGGAGGTCAAGTTCTACAATATGGAGGTCAGCGTGGATCAGCATCTGGAGAGTCGGCATAAGGGGCTCTATATCATCGGGGACGGCAGTGGGATCACGCATTCCCTTTCCCACGCCTCCGCGAGCGGCGTTTTCGTTGCCCGGGAGATTCTTGAAAAGCGAAGAGCCTGA
- a CDS encoding GNAT family N-acetyltransferase: MGDRISYPLCPEKLRALEGVFSIFEGDVFLGVIQRIRREQDNVHIGRFLIDPDRTGRGFGKRALQALIECVFEEEGIGSISLTVYDRNKTARSLYEALGFSIVETPEMPQLRHLMKKYKEK; this comes from the coding sequence ATGGGGGATAGGATATCCTATCCGCTGTGTCCTGAGAAGCTGCGCGCATTGGAGGGGGTGTTCTCTATCTTTGAAGGGGATGTATTTCTGGGAGTCATACAGAGAATTCGCCGTGAGCAGGATAATGTGCATATCGGGAGGTTCCTCATCGATCCCGATCGAACCGGAAGAGGCTTCGGAAAGCGGGCGCTGCAGGCACTGATAGAATGTGTATTCGAAGAGGAGGGCATCGGAAGCATTTCTCTGACTGTTTATGATCGGAATAAGACCGCGAGAAGCCTCTATGAGGCGCTGGGCTTTTCCATAGTGGAAACGCCGGAAATGCCGCAGCTGCGGCATTTGATGAAAAAATACAAAGAAAAATAA
- the glf gene encoding UDP-galactopyranose mutase, translating to MEHYDYLIVGAGLYGAVFAQEAGKAGKRVLVIDKRAQIAGNVYTKEVEGIQVHQYGAHIFHTNDRTVWDYVNRFAEFNRFTNAPVANFRGELYSLPFNMYTFNKMWNVVTPEEAAAEIERQRSAAGITEPKNLEEQAIRLVGTDIYEKLIKGYTEKQWGRPCTELPAFIIKRLPVRFTFDNNYFNALYQGIPKDGYTALVENLLGDTELRLNTDYLSDRERWNAMADRVLYTGAVDAYFGYRLGTLEYRSVRFETETLDIPNFQGNAAVNYTDRETPWTRIIEHKWFTFGKDREGRELPKTVISREYSSEWKPGDEPYYPVNDEKNGTLYQSYRALAEKEERVLFGGRLGEYRYYDMDQVIAAALERSRAELG from the coding sequence ATGGAACATTATGATTATCTGATCGTCGGTGCGGGACTCTACGGCGCCGTCTTCGCGCAGGAGGCGGGGAAGGCGGGAAAGCGCGTGCTTGTTATTGACAAAAGAGCGCAGATTGCCGGAAATGTTTATACGAAGGAAGTAGAGGGTATACAGGTTCACCAGTACGGCGCGCATATCTTCCATACGAATGACAGAACGGTTTGGGACTATGTGAACCGCTTCGCAGAGTTCAACCGCTTCACGAATGCGCCGGTAGCGAACTTCCGCGGAGAGCTCTATTCGCTTCCCTTCAATATGTATACCTTTAATAAAATGTGGAATGTCGTGACGCCGGAGGAGGCCGCGGCGGAGATCGAGCGGCAGAGGAGCGCGGCAGGCATCACGGAGCCGAAGAACCTCGAGGAGCAGGCGATCCGTCTGGTCGGGACGGATATCTATGAGAAGCTGATCAAGGGCTATACGGAGAAGCAGTGGGGGCGTCCGTGCACGGAGCTTCCGGCGTTCATTATCAAGCGGCTTCCGGTGCGCTTTACCTTCGACAACAACTACTTCAATGCGCTCTATCAGGGAATCCCGAAGGATGGCTATACGGCGCTGGTGGAGAATCTGCTCGGCGATACAGAGCTGCGTCTGAATACGGACTATCTCTCGGATCGGGAGCGGTGGAATGCTATGGCAGACCGAGTGCTGTACACCGGTGCGGTGGATGCCTACTTCGGCTACCGTCTGGGCACGCTGGAATATCGTTCCGTTCGTTTCGAGACGGAGACGCTGGATATCCCGAATTTCCAGGGAAATGCCGCTGTAAACTACACCGACCGGGAGACGCCGTGGACACGGATCATTGAGCATAAATGGTTCACGTTCGGGAAGGACAGGGAGGGACGGGAGCTCCCGAAGACGGTAATCAGCCGGGAGTACAGCTCGGAGTGGAAGCCCGGAGACGAGCCGTATTACCCGGTCAATGATGAGAAGAACGGCACGCTCTATCAGAGCTACCGTGCGCTCGCGGAGAAGGAGGAGCGCGTCCTCTTCGGCGGGCGTCTCGGAGAGTACCGTTACTATGATATGGATCAGGTTATCGCAGCGGCGCTGGAGCGCAGCCGGGCGGAGCTTGGCTGA
- a CDS encoding FAD-dependent oxidoreductase: MKSYDMIVIGFGKAGKTLAAKLAKQGKHVALVEKSAEMYGGTCINVGCIPSKRLITDAQNAPKGDFEAQRAYYRRTIEEKRALTAALRKANYEKLLQAGVEVVDGIASFTDSHHIEVQSAGGCLTLSAEKFLINTGSVPVIPEITGVRESGKVFLSETIMALSELPERLSIVGGGYIGLEFASMYADFGSRVTILQDGDLFLPREDRDIAESIQAVLEAKGIRILRGVGIHRIEGGTLHYSIGGAEASLESDAILLATGRRPNTEALHAERAGVQLSLRGAVETDAHLRTTAEHIWAAGDVCGKLQFTYISLDDSRIVLSALLSEGGRTTENRGAFSYSVFLTPPFSRVGLNEVEATKRGLSYRVVSMPAASIPKAKVLRRTEGMLKALIDPEGYILGAELFCAESHELINMVKLAIDQRMKYTVLRDFIFTHPTMSESLNDLFAL, encoded by the coding sequence ATGAAGAGCTATGATATGATCGTGATCGGCTTCGGAAAGGCGGGGAAGACGCTCGCTGCGAAGCTTGCGAAGCAGGGAAAGCATGTGGCGCTGGTGGAGAAGTCTGCAGAGATGTATGGCGGAACCTGCATCAATGTTGGCTGCATCCCGTCCAAGCGGCTGATTACCGACGCGCAGAATGCGCCGAAGGGCGATTTCGAAGCGCAGCGGGCGTATTACCGTAGGACGATAGAAGAGAAGCGCGCATTGACTGCGGCGCTCCGGAAAGCAAACTATGAGAAGCTTTTGCAGGCAGGGGTAGAGGTGGTTGACGGAATCGCTTCCTTCACTGACAGCCACCATATCGAGGTGCAGAGCGCCGGCGGGTGTCTTACGCTTTCGGCGGAGAAATTTCTGATCAATACCGGCTCCGTACCGGTGATTCCGGAGATCACCGGGGTGCGGGAGAGCGGAAAGGTATTCCTGTCGGAGACGATCATGGCACTTTCGGAGCTTCCGGAGCGGCTCAGTATCGTGGGAGGCGGCTATATCGGGCTGGAATTCGCTTCCATGTATGCGGATTTCGGGAGCCGTGTGACGATCCTGCAGGACGGAGATCTCTTCCTGCCGAGAGAGGACAGGGATATTGCGGAGAGCATTCAGGCAGTGCTGGAGGCAAAGGGCATCCGGATCCTCCGCGGCGTCGGTATTCACCGGATAGAGGGCGGGACGCTGCATTATAGCATAGGGGGTGCGGAAGCCTCTCTTGAGAGTGATGCGATCCTGCTTGCGACCGGACGCCGCCCGAACACGGAGGCGCTCCACGCGGAGCGGGCGGGCGTGCAGCTCTCTTTGCGCGGCGCGGTGGAGACAGACGCACATCTTCGGACTACGGCAGAGCATATCTGGGCTGCCGGAGATGTCTGCGGCAAGCTGCAGTTCACCTATATTTCGCTGGATGACAGCCGCATTGTGCTCTCGGCGCTGCTCAGTGAGGGCGGGCGGACGACGGAAAACCGGGGCGCCTTCTCCTATTCCGTATTTCTGACTCCGCCGTTTTCCCGGGTGGGTCTCAATGAAGTGGAGGCAACAAAGAGGGGGCTTTCCTACCGCGTTGTATCGATGCCTGCTGCGTCGATTCCGAAGGCGAAGGTGCTTCGCAGGACGGAGGGAATGCTGAAAGCGCTGATCGATCCGGAGGGCTATATCCTCGGTGCGGAGCTGTTCTGCGCAGAGTCCCATGAGCTTATCAATATGGTGAAGCTGGCGATCGATCAGCGGATGAAATACACGGTGCTGCGGGACTTCATTTTTACGCATCCGACGATGTCGGAGAGCCTGAATGATCTATTCGCGCTTTGA
- a CDS encoding metal ABC transporter permease encodes MTLLFNKLALYFAYPFVRYALIVGVLIALCSSLLGVTLVLKRFSFIGDGLSHVAFGAMAIASILKLTNDLYFVFPVTILCAVLLLKTGQNARIKGDAAIAMISVGALAIGYLLMNLFSSSSNLSGDVCSTLFGSTSILTLRIGEVWLCGILSVLVLAIFLFFYNKIFAVTFDENFSRAVGTNADGYNLLIAVIIAVIIVLAMNLVGSLLISALIIFPALSAMRVYRNFRAVTICSAMLSVLCALFGILISILGGTPVGSTIVAVDIVVFALFYIIGLLRSGGK; translated from the coding sequence ATGACGCTGCTTTTTAACAAACTTGCGCTGTACTTCGCTTACCCCTTCGTTCGCTATGCGCTGATCGTCGGGGTATTGATCGCACTCTGCTCCTCGCTTTTGGGGGTCACGCTGGTACTGAAGCGCTTCTCCTTCATCGGAGACGGGCTGAGCCATGTGGCGTTCGGCGCAATGGCGATCGCTTCGATTCTGAAGCTCACGAATGACCTGTACTTCGTCTTTCCTGTGACGATACTCTGTGCGGTGCTTCTGCTGAAAACCGGACAGAACGCGAGGATCAAGGGCGACGCCGCGATCGCGATGATCTCTGTCGGCGCGCTGGCGATCGGCTATCTTCTGATGAATCTCTTCTCCAGCTCCTCCAATCTCTCGGGGGATGTGTGCAGCACGCTTTTCGGCTCGACCTCTATCCTGACGCTCCGGATCGGGGAGGTCTGGCTCTGCGGGATACTCTCTGTGCTGGTGCTGGCGATATTTCTGTTCTTCTACAACAAGATCTTCGCCGTTACCTTCGACGAGAACTTCTCAAGGGCGGTCGGAACCAATGCCGATGGCTACAATCTGCTGATTGCGGTCATCATTGCGGTAATTATTGTGCTGGCGATGAATCTCGTCGGCTCTCTCCTGATCTCTGCGCTTATCATCTTTCCGGCGCTGTCGGCGATGCGCGTCTATCGGAATTTCCGTGCGGTTACGATCTGCTCTGCCATGCTCTCCGTGCTCTGCGCGCTCTTCGGGATCCTGATCTCGATTCTCGGCGGAACGCCGGTCGGTTCGACTATTGTGGCGGTGGATATCGTCGTGTTTGCGCTGTTCTATATCATAGGACTGCTCCGGAGCGGCGGGAAATGA